One segment of Salvia splendens isolate huo1 chromosome 20, SspV2, whole genome shotgun sequence DNA contains the following:
- the LOC121781013 gene encoding uncharacterized protein LOC121781013, whose protein sequence is MLIHYSSPFLHNHPPISKSIKRSAFTIKKSSRINGVEKESEFGTDEDKAREALRKLDEQLQSLSTKQPATPKIRAVDMSRSPSFEGIEENSELSGSFWAYAVSFLFVFTIVYNIVFSTIIKPSVDGEEPIQSTERIK, encoded by the exons ATGCTTATTCATTATAGCTCTCCTTTTCTGCACAATCATCCTCCAATCTCCAAATCCATTAAAAGATCAGCTTTTACAATAAAGAAAAGTAGCAGAATTAATGGTGTGGAAAAGGAGTCTGAATTTGGGACGGATGAAGATAAGGCCCGCGAAGCTTTGAGGAAGCTTGATGAACAGCTCCAATCTCTCTCTACAAAACAACCTGCCACCCCTAAGATTAGAG CTGTGGACATGAGCAGGTCGCCGAGTTTCGAGGGAATAGAAGAGAATTCAGAATTATCAGGATCATTTTGGGCATATGCTGTTTCATTTCTATTTGTTTTTACTATTGTCTATAATATAGTTTTTTCCACAATTATAAAGCCATCTGTAGATGGAGAAGAGCCCATTCAATCTACAGAGAGAATCAAATGA